From the genome of Natrinema marinum:
CGTCCAGATCGGCGCGTCGGCGTGGCGAGTACAGAAGTACTCGTTGTACTCGGTTTCGGCGATGACCTCCATTCCCGATCCGGGCTCGACGACCAGATCGGAGTGGAGCACGGGAACGATCGGCTCGACCCCGGCGAGGACGGGGTCGTCCGCGTCGACGCTCACCATTTCGACGAACGTGGCTCGGCGCCGGTCCTCGACGACTTCGCCGCCGAGCGCGGCGTTGATCAATTGGTGGCCGAAGCAGACGCCGAGCAGCGGCAGTTCTTGGTCGCGACCCGTCCGAACGAGCTCCATCTGCGTGTCGAACCACGGATATCCCTCCTCGTAGACGCTGGCGGTACTTCCGCTGATAATGACGCCGTCGTACTCCTCGAGCGGTGGGTGATCGCGATCCTCCGCGTACACGTGATAGTCGCTTTCGGGGGTGAAGTGTTCGATCTCCGGACCGAGATAGCGATACTCCGGTCTGACTTCGTCGTCGAGGACGAGTATCATCAACGCTCGGTACTGACCCGAGAACAATAAATTATAGTACCTCTACCGCAATCTCCATTCAGACGGTGCCACACCCTCAATGAGAATATCTACCACACAGCAATCGATCCGTGAGGGGCCGAACCGCGGGGGACGGATCCGCGAGGAGGCGATGCTCGAATGACCGACGCGACCGATCGGATGATCGAAGCGGTCGAGGACCCCGCGATCGACCACGTCTTCATCGAGTTCGCCGATGTCAACGGCATCTCTCGTTCGAAGCAGCTCACCGCCGACACCTTCCTCGAGAAGTGGGCCGACGGGTTCACGATGAACCTCGTGATGTTGGCCCAGACGCCGCGCAATCACGTCCCGGAGGGCTCCGGACTCGGCGCGGAGATCGGACACAGCGACGGGATCGTTCACCCGATCCCGGAGACGACGACGCGGCTGCCCTGGCGCGAGAACGCCGTCCGGGTCCTGTGTACGTTCACCCACGAGGGCGAGCGGCTGGCGAGTTCGCCGCGGGCGGCCCTGGAGTCGGTGCTCGCGGCCAATGACTTCGGGTTCGACTTCTACGCCGGGAGCGAGCTCGAGTTCTACCTCCTCGAGGAGGGTTCCGGGAACGAGTATGTCCCCGCGACCGACGGCAACCACGAGTGCGTCTCGTGGGCGACCGAGGAGGTCTCCGACTTCTACGACCGACTCGCCGGGTGGGCCGGCGACTACGGCATCGACCTCACCGCGCTCCACCACGAGCACGGTGCCGGCCAGCTCGAAGTGCTATTCGACTACGGCCGACCGCTCGAACAGGCGGACACGACCTTCGACTTCAAGCGGCTCGTCAAACAGGTCGGCCGCAGCTTCGATCAGTGGCCGACGTTCATGGCCAAGCCCTTCGCCGACCGGCCGGGCAGCGGCTATCACCTCCACGTGAGCGCGTTCGACGACGGGGAGAACGCCTTCGAGGCCGACACGGGCGATACGCTCTCCGAGCGGGGCCGGCACTTCGTCGGCGGCCTGATGGAACACGCCGACGCGCTGACCGCGCTCGGCACACCGAACATTAACGGATTCAAGCGGTTCGAACCGAGTTCGTTCGTCCCCTACACCGCCTCGTGGGGGTACGACAACCGGATGACCGCGGTCCGCGTCCCGTTGGGGGAGCCGCGTCTGGAGGCGCGGATCGCCAGCGCCGACGCCAACCCCTATCTGGTCATCGCCGGGACGATCGCCGCGGGCCTCGACGGGCTCCGGCGCGAGCTGGAGCCGCCGGCGCCGACCGACGGCGACCCGACTGGGGATCGCCCGGAGCTCCCGCGCTCGCCCGAGCTCGCCCTGCGCGCGCTCGAGGCGGACGACGCGCTCGTCGATCTCCTCGGCGAGGATGTCGTGCGCATGTTCGCGGCCTCCAAGCGGCGCGAGCTGCAGGCGTTTCGGGATCACGTCACCGACTGGGAGCGCGACCAGTACGTGGAGACGATTTGACAGCGCGAATCGGAAGCGCAGTCATAGAGTGGTGCGGCGATCGGGGTCACCCGACGTGAAGCGGAGGACGTGGCCCTTGAGCGACTGATCGCAGTCATAGCGAACCGGAAGCATCGGGGCGCGATTCCAAAATCTCTCTCGTTGGCACAGCGCTACTACGAACACTATTCGCAGGATAGAGTGGTGTTTTGATGATATATGGGGGAATCTATATGAAAGGTAATCGCCTACGAACGGACGTGAACGACCGATGACGGACGCGTCTGAGCTGTTAGACCCGTTTATTGTACAGCCCCCGACGTTAGACGAACAGCGGGCGGCACGGATCGCCGAACGCGAGTTCGGTAAGCGAGGGACGGTGACGGAACTCGGCGGGGAGCGAGATCAGAACTTCCGAATCGATGCCGACGACGGCGAGACGTACGTACTGAAGATCTCCAGTCCGGCCGACGACGTTTCGTCGCTCGAGCTGCAAGCCGAGGCCCTGCGGCACGTGTCTCGGACCGATCCCGACCTCCCAGTGATGGAGATCGTTCCGACCATCGAAGGCTCGCCCTGGACGTCCGTCGACGACGACGAGACGTATCTCGTGCGGATGTTTACGCACGTGCCCGGGCGAACCGTTTCGGGGACGGAACTCGACGGGGAGGCCCTGTACGAGTACGGAGCGACGGCGGCGAGACTCGGAGAGGCCCTTCGCGGCTTCTTCCACCCCGACGCGGACTACGACATACTGTGGGACCTGCGACACACCGCCGAACTTCGATCGCTACTCGACAGTGTCACCGACGAAGAGCGACGCGCTCTCGCCGGCCGCATCCTCGATCGGTTCGAAGATCGGGTCGAACCGGTTTTCGATTCGCTCCGCGCGCAAGTGATCCACAACGACCTCACGCTCGACAACGTCCTGCTGGACGAGCGCGATCGGGTCAGCGGGATCGTCGATTTCGGCGATCTCACCCATACGGCCCTCGTGAGCGACCTCGCGATGGCGATCGCGAGCGTAATGTATCGCCGCGAAGACCCGATCGAAGCGGCCCAGGCGGTGATCCGGGGTTACGTCAGCGTCACGCCGCTCGAGGACGAGGAGGCCGGCCTGCTGGCGGACCTCGTCGCGGCCCGGCACCTCACCTGGGGAGTCACGGTCGCGTGGCGGCTCGACGAACATCCCGACAAGACCGACGAACACAGCGTCGCCGGCGTCGACGACGGATGGGAACTGTTGCGATCGCTCGACGAACTGGGGTTGGACACCGTCGGTCGACGCCTGCGAACCGCCGCGCTGGCCGGTAACGTTCCGTACTCTCGAACGGACACGGCCGATTTGGAGTCTCGGCGACGCCGGGTTCTCGGACCGTCGCCCCTCTCGTACCGCGACCCCGTCCACTTCGTCGGCGGCGAAGGGGTGTGGTTGTACGATTCGTCCGGCCGTCGCTACCTCGACGCGTACAACAACGTACAGGTCGTAGGTCACGCGAACCCCGCAGTCGCGGACGCCATCGGCGGACAGGCGCGCAAACTGGCCACCAACACTCGGTACCTGCACGAGGCACCAGTCGAGTTAGCCGATCGCATTCTGGCAACGATGCCCGACGAACTGGACCGAGTCCTGTTCGTCAACTCCGGTAGCGAGGCGACCGACACCGCCTGGCGGCTGGCTACGGCGGCCACCGGAAACGACGGCGCGATCGTTTCGGAGAACGCGTATCACGGTATCACCGAGGCGACGACGGCGCAATCGCCCACGATTTGGCCCGAGAGTTTCCGCCCGGACCACGTCGAGACGGTCCGGCCGCCGGTCGACGAACTCCCCCGCCGGACGCGCGCGGATCGAGACCCGGTCGAAGATATAAACGAGTCGCTCGAGACTCTCGAGAAACGAGGGCGGGGAACTGCGGCGTTCGTGTTCGACTCGCTGTTCACCAGCGACGGAATCTTCCCTCCCGAGGGAGGCCGATTGGGATCGATGATCGATCGTGTCCGCGAGGCCGGAGGTGTCGTCGTCGCGGACGAGGTACAGGCTGGATACGGACGAAGCGGCTCGAATATGTGGGGGTTCCAGAGTGCAGGTGTCATCCCCGATATCGTCACGATAGGGAAACCGATGGGCAACGGACATCCCGTCGCGGCCGTCGTGACGCGGTCGGACATCGCGTCGACCCTGTACGACCGGACGGGCTTTTTCAGTACGTTCGGCGGGAATCCAGTGTCCTGTGTGGCTGCGCTGGCGGTGTTGGACGAGATCGAGGAGAGGGACCTGCTGACTCACGCCGCCGAGGTCGGCGAGTACCTTCGTGACGGGCTGCGGGAACTGGCCGTCGAACACGAACGCATCGGCGAGGTCCGTCAACGGGGACTGATGATCGGTGTCGAACTGGTCAGAGACCGAGCGACCCGGGAGCCGGCACCGAACGAGGCGACGGCAGTAGTCAACGGGCTCCGTCAGCGTCGGGTGCTCATCGGCTCGACCGGCAAAGAGGGTAACGTGCTGAAGATCCGCCCGCCGCTGGTGTTCGAAAAAGGACACGCGGACCGCCTCTTGGAAGCGTTAGACGACGCACTCTCGGAACGGAGCGCCGGGAACTAACTCCCGAAAGTTCCGCCGGGGCCCCGGCCGGGCGATAGCACTCTTCGAGCAGTCCTGGACGGGCAAAACGAATCACGTTCTCTCGCAGGAAGCGGGTGTGCCGTCGCGCGAGCAGCGGCGCGGCCGGTTCGGTTACTGCTTCTCGGCGAGCAGCGGGGCGACGGATTTGAACGCCTCGAGGTGCTCGTCGATGTGTTCTTCCTCGTGTTGGACGCTGATGGTCCACTGCTGGGAGGCGTCGTGCGGGTGCGGCAGAACGCCCTGGTTGAGCATCGCGAACCAGTAGTTCTCGTGGAACTCGGTGTCGACGTGCTCGAGGTAATCGCGATAGTTCTCGATCCGCTCCTCGGTAAAGTGGACGATTCCCTGCGAGTTGACGTTCTCGACGTGGCCGTCGATCCCGGCGTCGGCCATGATATCCTCGTAGCCCCCGACGAGTTTCTCGCCGAGCGCGTTGACGTGCTGATAGGCGTCGTCGGTGAGCACGTCGCGGAGGACGGTCGTGACCGCCTGCAACACGAGCGGGCTCCCGTTGTACGTTCCGTAGTGGGCCGCGCCGTCCTCGATCGTTCGCATGACTTCCTCGCGACCGCCGAAAGCGCCGACGGGGAAGTTGCCGCCGATACTCTTGGCCATCGCGACGAGGTCGGGTTCGACGTCGTAGTACTCGGCCGCGCCGCCGGGGGCGACCTTGACGCCGGTCTTCACTTCGTCGAAGATGTAGGCGATGCCGTACTCGTCACAGAGCTCGCGGAGCCCCTGCAGGAACTCCTTGTACGGTTGCGTCACGCCGACGTTCATCACGATCGGTTCGACGATGAGGGCACCGATCTCGTTCATGTGCTCGCGCATGATCGCTTCGACCGACTCGAGGTCGTTGAACGGGGCGATCTCGACCGTGTCGGCGATCGCTTCGGGGATCCCCTCGCTCTCGATCAGCTTCGTCGGACGTTCGGGATGGCCCAGTTTCCCTTTCGGCGTCGACTTGCTGATTAGGACGGCGTCGTGGACGCCGTGATACGATCCTTCGATCTTCAGAAGCTTGTCCTTGCCCGTGTACGCCCGCGCGATTCGAATGGCGTGCATCGTGCTCTCCGTCCCGCTGTTCGTAAACCGGACGAGGTCGACGGGGTCCCACCGCTTCTTGAGTTCCTCGGCGGCCTCCGCAAGGAGGTCGTGCGG
Proteins encoded in this window:
- a CDS encoding type 1 glutamine amidotransferase; this encodes MILVLDDEVRPEYRYLGPEIEHFTPESDYHVYAEDRDHPPLEEYDGVIISGSTASVYEEGYPWFDTQMELVRTGRDQELPLLGVCFGHQLINAALGGEVVEDRRRATFVEMVSVDADDPVLAGVEPIVPVLHSDLVVEPGSGMEVIAETEYNEYFCTRHADAPIWTVQFHPEFTTRVRDRPSDWSDGDHSFDECNATAVLENFAAYCHR
- a CDS encoding glutamine synthetase family protein; protein product: MTDATDRMIEAVEDPAIDHVFIEFADVNGISRSKQLTADTFLEKWADGFTMNLVMLAQTPRNHVPEGSGLGAEIGHSDGIVHPIPETTTRLPWRENAVRVLCTFTHEGERLASSPRAALESVLAANDFGFDFYAGSELEFYLLEEGSGNEYVPATDGNHECVSWATEEVSDFYDRLAGWAGDYGIDLTALHHEHGAGQLEVLFDYGRPLEQADTTFDFKRLVKQVGRSFDQWPTFMAKPFADRPGSGYHLHVSAFDDGENAFEADTGDTLSERGRHFVGGLMEHADALTALGTPNINGFKRFEPSSFVPYTASWGYDNRMTAVRVPLGEPRLEARIASADANPYLVIAGTIAAGLDGLRRELEPPAPTDGDPTGDRPELPRSPELALRALEADDALVDLLGEDVVRMFAASKRRELQAFRDHVTDWERDQYVETI
- a CDS encoding aminotransferase class III-fold pyridoxal phosphate-dependent enzyme — protein: MTDASELLDPFIVQPPTLDEQRAARIAEREFGKRGTVTELGGERDQNFRIDADDGETYVLKISSPADDVSSLELQAEALRHVSRTDPDLPVMEIVPTIEGSPWTSVDDDETYLVRMFTHVPGRTVSGTELDGEALYEYGATAARLGEALRGFFHPDADYDILWDLRHTAELRSLLDSVTDEERRALAGRILDRFEDRVEPVFDSLRAQVIHNDLTLDNVLLDERDRVSGIVDFGDLTHTALVSDLAMAIASVMYRREDPIEAAQAVIRGYVSVTPLEDEEAGLLADLVAARHLTWGVTVAWRLDEHPDKTDEHSVAGVDDGWELLRSLDELGLDTVGRRLRTAALAGNVPYSRTDTADLESRRRRVLGPSPLSYRDPVHFVGGEGVWLYDSSGRRYLDAYNNVQVVGHANPAVADAIGGQARKLATNTRYLHEAPVELADRILATMPDELDRVLFVNSGSEATDTAWRLATAATGNDGAIVSENAYHGITEATTAQSPTIWPESFRPDHVETVRPPVDELPRRTRADRDPVEDINESLETLEKRGRGTAAFVFDSLFTSDGIFPPEGGRLGSMIDRVREAGGVVVADEVQAGYGRSGSNMWGFQSAGVIPDIVTIGKPMGNGHPVAAVVTRSDIASTLYDRTGFFSTFGGNPVSCVAALAVLDEIEERDLLTHAAEVGEYLRDGLRELAVEHERIGEVRQRGLMIGVELVRDRATREPAPNEATAVVNGLRQRRVLIGSTGKEGNVLKIRPPLVFEKGHADRLLEALDDALSERSAGN
- a CDS encoding aspartate aminotransferase family protein produces the protein MEIWDSLESEYVDRTPKSKERFEEIRNHVPAGVASTYRAWDPHPFVVDRAEGVHLHDVDGNSYLDFDMNNGAGMVGHAHPAVTDAVKTQLDEGTLFTHPHDLLAEAAEELKKRWDPVDLVRFTNSGTESTMHAIRIARAYTGKDKLLKIEGSYHGVHDAVLISKSTPKGKLGHPERPTKLIESEGIPEAIADTVEIAPFNDLESVEAIMREHMNEIGALIVEPIVMNVGVTQPYKEFLQGLRELCDEYGIAYIFDEVKTGVKVAPGGAAEYYDVEPDLVAMAKSIGGNFPVGAFGGREEVMRTIEDGAAHYGTYNGSPLVLQAVTTVLRDVLTDDAYQHVNALGEKLVGGYEDIMADAGIDGHVENVNSQGIVHFTEERIENYRDYLEHVDTEFHENYWFAMLNQGVLPHPHDASQQWTISVQHEEEHIDEHLEAFKSVAPLLAEKQ